The Borrelia hispanica CRI DNA segment TTAAGTAATATTGGTGAATGCTCTCTTATACTCAAGCTTTATGATGATACTAATTACTTAAATATAAAAGGAGAAGCTAGATAAATGCATTTAAATTATGATATTTATAGAATGAATAGCCAAATGGCTGGTTCTGCATTAACACAAGAAGAAATTAAACTATGGATTTATAAAAATATTTTTATCTCTACAATAGGAATTATCAAATCTTTTAATTCTGAGACTCAAGAAGGTGTTGTATTACTATCCCTTTATAAAAATATAGAAATTCAAACTCGCTGTATATCAAATATGCATTTTAATCTACAAGAAAATGATGAGGTTATTCTTTTGCAAAGTAGTATCAATCTTTTTGATATTAATGATGATAATGATGATAATTATTATGATAAAAACTATTTCTATATATTACGACCGATTAATATGCAAAATGCAGCTATTAAAGTTGATAATTTTTCTATTCACACAAAAAACCTTATGGAAATCAAAAATAACAATATAACTTTAAAGCAAGTATTAGAAGAAATTGTTAATTGCTTATATAATTTAAGAGTTTCTGGACAAGCTACGATTGAACCTAGTTTTTACACATATGTTAACAATATACAAACTAAAATA contains these protein-coding regions:
- a CDS encoding DUF777 family protein, with the protein product MHLNYDIYRMNSQMAGSALTQEEIKLWIYKNIFISTIGIIKSFNSETQEGVVLLSLYKNIEIQTRCISNMHFNLQENDEVILLQSSINLFDINDDNDDNYYDKNYFYILRPINMQNAAIKVDNFSIHTKNLMEIKNNNITLKQVLEEIVNCLYNLRVSGQATIEPSFYTYVNNIQTKINMLLK